In the Salmo trutta chromosome 33, fSalTru1.1, whole genome shotgun sequence genome, one interval contains:
- the LOC115172448 gene encoding b(0,+)-type amino acid transporter 1 isoform X2, translating to MAAKTQKLTLKREVGLIGAISFIAGTMMGSGIFMSPQSVLVNIGSPGASLVIWAACGLLATLGSLCYAELGTVISESGAEYIYILRIFGQVIAFMFVFSFVVVMRPASATGIALSFAEYAVAPFYHDCTPPELVVKCVAAAGILVLAIVNSMNVRLAMFIQVFSMVIKLVALAVIIIGGVVLLFKGNTENFEDSFKGTNVEISSIGISLYQGLWSYDGWNTLNYVTEELKRPEVNLPRAVIIAIPMVTMLYLLVNVSYLAAMTPRELMSSNAVAVTWGNKVLGSWGWVMSIAAALSAFGSLNGTFFSGGRVCFVAAREGHMPDILSMAHVNRLTPSPALIFTTAISLLVLIPGDFQSIVNYFSFTAWFFYAITLSGLLYLKIKKPELPRPYRVPIVIPILVIIAAIFLVLAPIIDNPAIEYLYVTLFIFSGVLVYVPFIHFKLCPGLLEKVTVFLQLFLEVAPADKNL from the exons ATGGCAGCTAAAACACAGAAACTCACCTTGAAGCGTGAGGTGGGGCTTATTGGTGCTATCTCATTCATTGCCGGGACCATGATGGGATCTGGAATTTTTATGTCCCCTCAGTCTGTGCTGGTCAACATAGGAAGCCCAGGAGCCAGCCTGGTGATCTGGGCAGCCTGTGGTCTGCTGGCCACGTTGGGTTCCCTTTGCTATGCTGAACTGGGCACTGTCATTTCTGAGTCTGGGGCAGAGTACATATATATTCTGCGGATATTTGGCCAAGTAATTGCCTTCATGTTTGTCTTTAGCTTCGTCGTTGTGATGAGACCTGCCAGTGCAACAGGGATAGCACTGAGCTTTGCTGAATATGCAGTGGCTCCTTTCTACCATGACTGTACCCCTCCAGAGCTGGTGGTCAAGTGTGTggctgcagcagggattttggtgTTAGCAATTGTGAACAGTATGAATGTACGTCTGGCTATGTTCATCCAGGTATTTTCCATGGTGATCAAGCTGGTGGCCTTGGCAGTGATAATTATTGGAGGTGTGGTGCTGCTTTTCAAGGGGAACACTGAAAACTTTGAGGATTCCTTTAAAGGGACCAATGTGGAAATCAGTTCCATTGGGATTTCTCTTTATCAGGGTCTGTGGTCCTATGATGGCTGGAACACTTTGAATTATGTCACAGAAGAACTAAAACGGCCTGAG GTAAATCTGCCCAGGGCAGTTATAATTGCCATCCCCATGGTAACCATGCTGTATCTACTAGTCAATGTGAGCTACCTGGCTGCCATGACGCCCAGAGAACTGATGTCGTCAAATGCAGTGGCTGTCACCTGGGG GAATAAGGTGCTCGGGAGCTGGGGATGGGTGATGTCCATCGCAGCCGCTTTGTCTGCTTTCGGCTCCCTGAATGGAACATTCTTTAGTGGCGGCCGGGTGTGCTTTGTGGCTGCAAGAGAGGGACACATG CCTGATATTCTGTCCATGGCCCATGTGAATCGACTGACCCCCTCTCCAGCCCTGATCTTCACCACGGCTATCTCACTCCTGGTTCTCATCCCTGGTGACTTTCAGAGCATTGTCAACTACTTCAG TTTCACTGCCTGGTTCTTCTATGCAATCACTCTGTCTGGGCTCCTCTACCTCAAGATCAAGAAACCTGAACTTCCCAGGCCATATAGG GTTCCTATTGTAATCCCCATCTTGGTCATCATCGCAGCAATTTTCCTTGTGCTGGCACCTATAATTGACAACCCCGCGATAGAGTACCTCTATGTCACCTTGTTTATCTTTAGTGGTGTTTTGGTTtatgtgccattcatccacttcAAACTGTGCCCTGGACTGTTGGAGAAAGTCACTGTGTTCCTGCAGCTCTTCCTAGAGGTGGCCCCAGCAGACAAAAATCTATGA
- the LOC115172448 gene encoding b(0,+)-type amino acid transporter 1 isoform X1 has protein sequence MAETETERIQLKRELGLVSAVSLVAGTMIGSGIFMSPQFVLSYIGSPGASLIIWALSGLVAMLGALSYAELGTIIKESGGDFIYILRIYGQFPAFFVAFTFLLLVKPASIAAISLSFAEYAVAPFYQGCSPPQLIVKCAAVAAIMVVAMANILNVRLAMRIQVVFLVAKLFALMVIVIGGIVIIAQGNVAVQQNAFDGTNLGLSSIGMAFYQGLWSFAGWYNLNYVTEELKRPEVNLPRAVIIAIPMVTMLYLLVNVSYLAAMTPRELMSSNAVAVTWGNKVLGSWGWVMSIAAALSAFGSLNGTFFSGGRVCFVAAREGHMPDILSMAHVNRLTPSPALIFTTAISLLVLIPGDFQSIVNYFSFTAWFFYAITLSGLLYLKIKKPELPRPYRVPIVIPILVIIAAIFLVLAPIIDNPAIEYLYVTLFIFSGVLVYVPFIHFKLCPGLLEKVTVFLQLFLEVAPADKNL, from the exons AtggcagaaacagaaacagagaggattCAACTGAAGCGCGAGTTGGGTTTAGTCAGTGCTGTGTCATTGGTAGCAGGAACCATGATTGGATCGGGAATATTCATGTCCCCTCAGTTTGTGCTGTCATACATTGGAAGTCCAGGGGCAAGCCTGATCATTTGGGCATTGTCTGGCCTTGTAGCCATGCTGGGGGCACTCTCATATGCTGAGCTAGGAACCATTATTAAAGAATCAGGAGGGGACTTTATCTACATTCTTCGAATCTATGGACAGTTTCCTGCCTTCTTTGTGGCCTTCACCTTCCTACTATTGGTGAAACCAGCAAGCATTGCAGCAATATCCCTCAGTTTTGCAGAATATGCTGTGGCACCTTTCTACCAAGGCTGTTCTCCTCCTCAGCTAATAGTGAAGTGTGCTGCTGTTGCAGCCATCATGGTTGTAGCCATGGCAAACATCTTGAATGTACGTTTAGCCATGAGAATTCAGGTGGTCTTCTTGGTGGCTAAGCTATTTGCACTGATGGTTATAGTAATTGGAGGGATAGTGATAATTGCACAGGGCAATGTTGCTGTACAACAAAATGCTTTTGATGGTACGAACTTGGGTTTGAGCTCCATAGGGATGGCTTTTTACCAAGGCCTCTGGTCCTTCGCTGGCTGGTACAACTTGAACTATGTGACAGAAGAGTTGAAAAGACCTGAG GTAAATCTGCCCAGGGCAGTTATAATTGCCATCCCCATGGTAACCATGCTGTATCTACTAGTCAATGTGAGCTACCTGGCTGCCATGACGCCCAGAGAACTGATGTCGTCAAATGCAGTGGCTGTCACCTGGGG GAATAAGGTGCTCGGGAGCTGGGGATGGGTGATGTCCATCGCAGCCGCTTTGTCTGCTTTCGGCTCCCTGAATGGAACATTCTTTAGTGGCGGCCGGGTGTGCTTTGTGGCTGCAAGAGAGGGACACATG CCTGATATTCTGTCCATGGCCCATGTGAATCGACTGACCCCCTCTCCAGCCCTGATCTTCACCACGGCTATCTCACTCCTGGTTCTCATCCCTGGTGACTTTCAGAGCATTGTCAACTACTTCAG TTTCACTGCCTGGTTCTTCTATGCAATCACTCTGTCTGGGCTCCTCTACCTCAAGATCAAGAAACCTGAACTTCCCAGGCCATATAGG GTTCCTATTGTAATCCCCATCTTGGTCATCATCGCAGCAATTTTCCTTGTGCTGGCACCTATAATTGACAACCCCGCGATAGAGTACCTCTATGTCACCTTGTTTATCTTTAGTGGTGTTTTGGTTtatgtgccattcatccacttcAAACTGTGCCCTGGACTGTTGGAGAAAGTCACTGTGTTCCTGCAGCTCTTCCTAGAGGTGGCCCCAGCAGACAAAAATCTATGA